The Paenibacillus sp. MBLB1832 genome has a window encoding:
- the fba gene encoding class II fructose-1,6-bisphosphate aldolase: MALVSMKDMLGQALAGGYAVGQFNLNNLEFTQAILQAAQVEQAPVILGVSEAYIPYMGGLPCIAGMVKALIAHYGITVPVALHLDHGSSYDVCIQAIHAGFTSVMIDASHHTLAHNIEVTRQVTQAAHVLGVSVESELGRITGREDDLVVDEAEGMYAVAEDCVQLVRETGIDCLAPALGSVHGPYRGQPKLGFDRMAEIRDLTGLPLVLHGGSGLPDDEIRQAIACGTAKINVNTDNQMACTATIRNYLNEHPDAYDPRNYLIPAREAIMAAVRAKIQLFGSAGKAGGNLR, encoded by the coding sequence TTAATTTGAACAATCTTGAATTTACGCAAGCGATCCTGCAAGCGGCTCAGGTGGAACAAGCGCCAGTCATTCTCGGGGTTAGCGAGGCTTATATCCCTTATATGGGCGGACTTCCCTGCATCGCAGGCATGGTGAAAGCGTTGATAGCGCACTACGGTATTACCGTTCCTGTTGCGCTTCATTTGGATCACGGCAGCTCGTATGACGTCTGCATCCAAGCGATCCATGCGGGGTTCACCTCCGTCATGATCGACGCTTCTCATCACACACTAGCCCATAATATCGAGGTGACGCGTCAAGTGACGCAAGCTGCACACGTGCTAGGCGTATCGGTTGAATCGGAGCTAGGCCGTATTACGGGCCGTGAAGATGATTTGGTCGTGGATGAAGCCGAAGGCATGTATGCGGTTGCCGAGGACTGCGTTCAGTTGGTGAGAGAAACAGGCATCGACTGTTTAGCGCCAGCGCTGGGCTCCGTTCATGGACCTTATCGTGGACAACCGAAGCTTGGTTTTGACCGCATGGCTGAAATCAGAGATCTGACAGGGCTGCCCCTTGTGCTTCATGGCGGCAGCGGTCTTCCAGATGACGAAATTCGTCAAGCAATTGCCTGCGGCACAGCCAAAATCAATGTCAATACAGACAATCAAATGGCGTGTACAGCGACCATTCGCAACTATTTAAATGAGCATCCCGATGCTTACGATCCTCGGAATTATTTAATTCCGGCTCGGGAAGCCATCATGGCTGCGGTAAGAGCTAAAATCCAACTATTCGGCAGTGCAGGTAAAGCGGGAGGGAACTTACGATGA